The Methylomusa anaerophila genome has a segment encoding these proteins:
- a CDS encoding FeoA family protein, producing the protein MPIHLANRNRKWIVTDLGGSREERSRLSDLGFIPGTPVYVVSCHPTALVISVRGSRIMLNHSMARHIHVA; encoded by the coding sequence ATGCCGATACATCTGGCCAATAGGAACCGGAAGTGGATTGTAACTGATTTGGGCGGCTCCCGCGAGGAGCGGTCCCGTTTGAGTGATCTTGGATTTATTCCAGGAACACCGGTGTACGTGGTGAGTTGCCATCCCACAGCGCTTGTCATCAGTGTGCGCGGCAGCCGGATTATGCTGAACCATTCCATGGCCCGCCACATTCATGTGGCCTAA
- a CDS encoding FeoA family protein: MFKLLSELTPGQTGHVARICGKGPIQRRIMDMGVVVGTKVEVRKYAPLGDPMEIKVKGFNLSLRKDEAKNIEIELT; encoded by the coding sequence ATGTTTAAATTGTTAAGCGAGTTAACGCCGGGGCAAACCGGCCATGTTGCAAGAATCTGCGGCAAAGGCCCGATCCAACGCCGTATCATGGATATGGGAGTGGTTGTAGGGACGAAGGTAGAAGTGCGAAAGTACGCGCCGCTGGGCGATCCGATGGAGATTAAGGTAAAGGGATTTAATCTTTCATTGCGTAAGGATGAGGCCAAAAACATTGAAATTGAGCTGACTTAA
- a CDS encoding GGDEF domain-containing protein: MKINTKLKSIMLLSAILPLFVVIVVGRTELARNYNFDRAAAIGMVTAILLGLLGPKLVERWLVTGSLAKIKDFCRQVKQNKYDGFDGLPNEEADSDAENEFISLMRDMNWMAHQIKCREQQLETTINDLTSTRSELLEQKQALEAANTSLLQMAMTDWMTKLPNRRHFFDHLEREMCRRNRNIRSISLIIIDVDHFKRVNDCYGHQVGDSVLIELAAVLQQGLRLSDLAARIGGEEFCLLLSDTGWEETLAVALRMQETIRNHVFHDCDGNVLQITCSMGMVHDRRPAAAEPELLYRYADRALYAAKEAGRNRVCYYDLESGVQPVSEQKISAS; this comes from the coding sequence GTGAAAATCAATACCAAACTAAAAAGTATTATGCTGCTGTCGGCTATATTGCCTCTGTTTGTTGTAATAGTGGTAGGGCGTACGGAATTAGCACGGAATTATAATTTTGACCGAGCGGCTGCAATAGGAATGGTAACAGCTATCTTATTGGGACTATTAGGGCCTAAACTGGTTGAGCGCTGGCTGGTAACCGGATCACTGGCCAAAATCAAAGATTTTTGCCGGCAAGTGAAACAAAATAAGTATGACGGATTTGACGGGCTGCCTAACGAGGAAGCGGACAGCGACGCTGAAAATGAATTTATTTCTCTTATGCGGGACATGAACTGGATGGCGCACCAGATTAAATGCAGGGAACAACAGCTGGAAACTACAATTAACGACCTTACTTCAACCCGTTCGGAACTTTTGGAGCAAAAACAAGCTTTAGAGGCGGCGAACACCAGCTTGCTGCAAATGGCTATGACTGACTGGATGACCAAGCTCCCCAACCGGCGCCACTTTTTTGATCATTTGGAACGGGAGATGTGCCGGCGCAACCGGAATATCAGGTCCATTTCGCTGATTATCATCGATGTGGATCATTTTAAGCGGGTTAATGACTGTTATGGGCATCAGGTAGGTGATTCGGTTTTGATAGAGCTTGCTGCGGTTTTGCAACAGGGTTTGCGGCTCAGCGACCTGGCAGCCCGTATCGGCGGGGAAGAATTTTGCCTGTTATTGTCGGACACGGGTTGGGAAGAAACCTTGGCTGTCGCCCTACGCATGCAAGAAACAATTCGTAACCATGTTTTCCATGATTGTGATGGTAATGTATTGCAGATAACTTGTTCAATGGGAATGGTCCATGACCGGCGGCCGGCGGCAGCCGAGCCAGAATTGCTATACCGTTATGCCGACCGGGCGTTATATGCGGCCAAAGAAGCAGGACGCAACCGGGTCTGCTATTACGATCTGGAATCAGGAGTCCAACCCGTGTCAGAACAAAAAATAAGCGCATCATAA
- a CDS encoding response regulator, translating into MARVLVVDEALMMRKTIGAFLLKAGHVVVGEAANGVQAVLAYNLHRPDIVTMDITLRGMDGIKALDKIINTDASANIIVVSALRKKHKVFETLQHGAKAYVFKPFTEEKLLSVVDEVLGATAAEQRKARSAANVMDKPLPARTYHSLGNKAAEKWGAYISNKAGGN; encoded by the coding sequence ATGGCGCGTGTATTAGTTGTGGATGAGGCCTTAATGATGCGCAAGACTATCGGTGCTTTTTTGCTCAAAGCCGGTCATGTTGTGGTCGGCGAGGCAGCGAACGGGGTGCAGGCCGTTCTGGCATATAACCTGCACCGTCCCGATATCGTCACAATGGATATAACGCTGCGGGGAATGGATGGTATTAAAGCCTTAGACAAGATTATTAACACTGACGCAAGCGCCAATATAATCGTGGTCAGCGCTCTTAGAAAGAAACACAAAGTTTTTGAGACTCTGCAACACGGTGCAAAAGCTTATGTTTTTAAGCCCTTTACCGAAGAGAAGCTATTATCGGTGGTTGATGAGGTGCTGGGAGCGACGGCGGCGGAACAAAGAAAAGCCAGGTCTGCGGCTAATGTTATGGATAAACCGCTGCCTGCCAGGACGTATCATTCTCTGGGCAATAAAGCTGCTGAAAAGTGGGGAGCTTACATCAGTAATAAAGCCGGAGGCAATTAA
- a CDS encoding sirohydrochlorin cobaltochelatase, giving the protein MKTKLFSAILLITLTTFGLFGLMSSVQAAPQPTKKAILVVSFGTTFPETRKLTIEAVEKKIQQAFPDYEVRRAFTSRIIIKTLAERDGIKVENEKQALDRLQAEGYKEVIVQPLHISPGEEFDMVKEAVQTYQKAKAFDNIVLGRPILYYLGQGDKPDDYMKAFQAVKTQFPQLKNQEAVVLMGHGGVHPGSAAYAALQYKLSQAGVNNVFVYTVEGCPALEDIIGQLKANKIKKVTLMPLMLVAGDHATNDMAGDEKDSAKSILTAAGFKVEAYVHGLGENPGIQEIYVQHVKDAIEQLNQKADKNH; this is encoded by the coding sequence ATGAAAACTAAGCTGTTCAGTGCAATTTTATTGATCACCCTTACGACGTTTGGACTTTTTGGCCTGATGAGTTCCGTTCAGGCGGCGCCACAGCCGACTAAAAAAGCAATTTTAGTTGTAAGTTTCGGTACTACTTTCCCGGAAACCAGAAAACTGACGATTGAAGCAGTGGAAAAGAAAATTCAGCAAGCATTTCCGGACTACGAAGTCCGGCGGGCTTTTACCTCCCGCATTATTATCAAAACGCTCGCGGAACGGGATGGTATCAAAGTTGAAAACGAGAAACAGGCGCTGGACCGGTTGCAGGCTGAAGGTTACAAGGAAGTCATAGTGCAGCCGCTGCATATTTCCCCAGGGGAAGAGTTTGACATGGTCAAGGAAGCAGTGCAAACATACCAAAAGGCAAAAGCTTTTGATAATATAGTTTTGGGCAGGCCCATTTTGTACTATCTGGGGCAGGGAGATAAACCGGATGATTATATGAAGGCCTTCCAAGCCGTCAAAACTCAATTTCCGCAATTAAAAAATCAGGAAGCGGTAGTGCTCATGGGTCATGGCGGAGTTCATCCCGGCAGTGCCGCTTATGCCGCGCTGCAATATAAACTCAGTCAGGCAGGCGTAAACAATGTTTTTGTGTATACGGTTGAAGGATGCCCGGCGTTAGAAGATATAATTGGACAGTTGAAAGCCAACAAAATTAAAAAAGTCACCCTGATGCCGCTTATGCTGGTTGCCGGGGATCATGCCACCAATGATATGGCCGGCGATGAAAAAGATTCGGCGAAAAGCATACTGACCGCTGCCGGATTTAAAGTTGAGGCATATGTTCATGGATTAGGCGAAAATCCTGGAATACAAGAAATTTATGTTCAACATGTTAAGGATGCCATCGAACAATTGAATCAGAAAGCAGATAAAAATCACTAA
- the aspD gene encoding aspartate 4-decarboxylase, whose protein sequence is MVEHNDDQHQKMNYSYRELSPFEFNNKLISLAEGQKKSTRVLLNAGRGNPNWIAATPREAFFVLGQFAVQESRQAWNAQDLAGQPRRKGIEGRFKTYCQNNEFTPGVKLLKDVIDYGITAHGFDAEEWIYELVDGIIGDNYPMPDRMLVHVEAIVHDFLIQEMCSRDSACERYDLFAVEGATAAMCYVFDSLYENYLLSRGDKIAIMVPIFPPYVEIPRLARYNFDVVEIKAKGVDNQGKHTWQYPPAEIDKLCDPSIKALFLVNPSNPPSVAIQPESIKQLIGIVKNHNPDLMIISDDVYGTFVDGYRSLMADLSFNTIGVYSFSKYFGVTGWRLGVVAVHQDNVFDQLIKQLPQERAKILQNRYSSLSQQPENVRFIDRMVADSRQVALNHTAGLSTPQQVQMMLLAAFALLDKGNRYKQQTKDICHRRIKLLYEGLGLPQPNLPYNADYYTQFDLEEWSNHNYGREFTDFLQRRYEPVDILFRLAQNSSIVLLHGGGFHGPTWSVRVSLANLDDDAYAKIGHELRKVLEQYVVEWKESEVSL, encoded by the coding sequence GTGGTGGAGCATAATGATGATCAACATCAGAAAATGAATTATTCTTATAGGGAGCTTAGCCCCTTTGAATTCAACAACAAGCTAATTAGTCTGGCTGAAGGACAGAAGAAGAGCACGCGTGTCTTGCTTAATGCCGGCCGGGGGAATCCGAACTGGATTGCGGCAACACCACGGGAAGCCTTTTTCGTTCTGGGACAATTTGCCGTGCAGGAAAGTCGTCAGGCCTGGAACGCGCAAGACCTTGCGGGCCAGCCAAGAAGAAAAGGAATAGAAGGACGTTTTAAAACTTATTGCCAAAATAATGAATTCACTCCTGGTGTGAAATTGCTTAAGGATGTTATTGATTATGGTATAACTGCTCATGGGTTTGACGCCGAAGAGTGGATCTATGAACTGGTGGACGGAATTATCGGTGATAACTATCCGATGCCAGACCGGATGCTTGTGCACGTAGAAGCGATTGTTCATGATTTCCTGATTCAAGAAATGTGCAGCCGCGATTCAGCCTGCGAAAGATATGACCTGTTTGCTGTTGAAGGGGCAACCGCCGCTATGTGCTATGTCTTTGATTCTTTGTATGAAAACTATTTACTGTCGCGTGGGGACAAAATTGCCATTATGGTCCCCATATTTCCGCCTTATGTTGAGATTCCGCGCTTAGCCCGCTATAATTTTGATGTCGTTGAAATCAAGGCCAAAGGCGTAGACAATCAAGGAAAACATACCTGGCAGTACCCCCCGGCGGAGATCGACAAGCTTTGCGATCCAAGCATTAAAGCACTGTTTCTGGTCAACCCGAGTAATCCACCCTCTGTGGCCATTCAACCTGAATCGATCAAACAGCTAATCGGGATCGTGAAAAATCACAACCCCGATTTGATGATTATATCTGATGATGTATATGGAACTTTTGTTGACGGCTATCGTTCATTGATGGCCGATTTGTCCTTTAATACAATCGGTGTGTACTCATTCTCAAAGTACTTTGGGGTGACAGGGTGGCGGTTGGGCGTTGTCGCTGTTCACCAAGACAATGTTTTTGATCAGCTAATAAAGCAATTACCGCAAGAGCGGGCAAAGATTCTGCAAAACCGGTATTCATCCCTTTCACAGCAGCCTGAGAATGTTCGCTTCATCGATCGGATGGTGGCCGACAGCCGCCAGGTGGCGCTAAATCACACCGCCGGTTTATCAACGCCGCAACAAGTGCAAATGATGCTGCTGGCTGCCTTTGCACTACTCGATAAAGGGAATAGATATAAGCAACAGACAAAGGACATCTGCCATCGCCGTATTAAGCTTTTGTATGAAGGTCTGGGATTGCCGCAGCCCAATCTGCCGTATAATGCGGATTATTATACTCAATTTGATTTGGAGGAGTGGTCTAATCATAACTACGGCAGGGAATTTACGGATTTCTTACAGCGAAGATATGAACCTGTTGACATCCTTTTTCGCTTAGCCCAAAATTCTTCCATTGTATTGTTGCATGGCGGCGGCTTTCACGGGCCGACCTGGTCCGTCAGAGTATCACTGGCCAACCTGGATGATGATGCCTATGCCAAGATCGGGCATGAATTGCGCAAGGTATTGGAACAATACGTAGTCGAATGGAAGGAATCAGAGGTTAGTTTGTAA
- a CDS encoding GNAT family N-acetyltransferase, protein MIRYARHDDLHTIMEIYNDAIVNTTAVYHYKPQTIEDRISWYEQKVRDGFPVLVFEENNLVVGFATYGPFRAWPAYKYTIEHSVYVHKNHRGKHIGTKLMRELIKIADERGFATLVAGIDASNEGSRFMHEKLGFRYSGTIQKAGYKFGKWLDLSFYQYELRGPDIPLEE, encoded by the coding sequence ATGATACGTTATGCCCGGCACGATGATTTACACACTATTATGGAAATATATAATGACGCGATAGTCAATACGACAGCAGTCTATCATTATAAACCTCAAACAATTGAAGACAGGATCTCCTGGTATGAGCAAAAGGTCCGCGATGGATTTCCTGTCCTGGTATTCGAAGAAAACAATCTTGTTGTCGGGTTTGCAACATACGGGCCGTTTAGGGCCTGGCCCGCATACAAATACACAATAGAGCATTCCGTTTATGTTCATAAAAACCACAGAGGAAAACATATCGGAACCAAACTGATGCGAGAGCTTATTAAGATTGCTGACGAAAGAGGCTTTGCTACGCTGGTTGCCGGGATTGACGCCAGCAATGAAGGCAGCAGGTTCATGCATGAGAAATTGGGGTTTCGCTATTCCGGCACCATTCAAAAAGCCGGCTATAAATTTGGCAAATGGCTTGACCTAAGTTTTTATCAATACGAACTCCGGGGACCCGATATACCTTTAGAGGAATAA
- a CDS encoding DUF1858 domain-containing protein, translated as MAITKDMGIGEIVAKYPNTVEVFRNYGMKCFGCFAASFENIEQGAVAHGIDIDVLIADLNKVALE; from the coding sequence ATGGCAATTACCAAGGACATGGGTATTGGCGAAATTGTTGCAAAATATCCCAATACAGTAGAAGTATTTCGCAATTATGGCATGAAGTGCTTTGGCTGTTTTGCCGCTAGCTTTGAAAACATTGAACAAGGCGCAGTGGCCCATGGTATCGACATTGATGTATTAATCGCTGATCTTAACAAAGTCGCGTTGGAGTAA
- a CDS encoding ABC transporter ATP-binding protein, translated as MGNLLELSNIGKNYGEDVILSDISFTLDRGTAVAISGHSGGGKTTLLSIMGLLQRATSGKVLVDGLDIDRLNSNKLAKLRGQYLGFVFQRARLINSLTALENVMAPAWFIRNGENVEQQARDLLERFGMSHRLHHKPQQLSLGQLRRVSLARALLLKPPILLADEPTNDLDPVLAGEVAECLLTARASGTGVVIVTHDAGLASQADQIFRLEEGKLHSAIC; from the coding sequence ATGGGCAATCTGCTGGAACTGAGCAACATTGGCAAGAATTACGGGGAAGATGTTATTTTGTCAGATATCTCGTTTACGCTGGATAGAGGGACAGCGGTAGCAATTAGCGGGCATTCCGGCGGCGGAAAAACCACGCTGTTATCCATTATGGGACTGCTGCAGCGGGCAACTTCCGGCAAAGTGCTGGTGGATGGCCTTGATATTGATAGATTGAATTCCAATAAGCTGGCTAAACTGCGGGGGCAGTACCTGGGCTTTGTTTTTCAGAGAGCCCGGTTAATTAATTCGCTCACAGCCTTAGAGAATGTGATGGCGCCTGCCTGGTTCATCCGCAACGGGGAAAACGTGGAGCAACAGGCCAGGGACCTGCTGGAACGTTTCGGTATGTCCCACCGTCTGCACCATAAACCGCAGCAACTAAGTCTTGGACAGTTGCGGCGGGTTTCTCTCGCCCGGGCCTTACTACTCAAGCCGCCAATTTTATTGGCTGATGAACCCACCAATGATCTTGATCCGGTTTTAGCCGGCGAGGTTGCCGAGTGCCTGCTTACAGCCCGGGCAAGTGGAACCGGTGTGGTTATTGTTACCCATGACGCCGGTTTGGCGTCGCAAGCTGATCAAATTTTCCGCCTGGAAGAAGGAAAGTTGCATTCTGCCATTTGCTAA
- a CDS encoding ABC transporter permease: MLFLIWKSLLHRRLQSIAIIVSIAVGAAIVFGIAAIYKGVASGLELSKQRMGADIVIVPFDVTLEPSLLLFGGATANSYMPKDLVEGVRAVQGVQRVTPQFFTHSLTADCHDIGTQNRMIGYDPTSDWIIAPWLKKVHKTELKDDEVILGAKVPTWTENKISVLGKWYNIVSVAEETGTTLDYSLLVSMDEARRVVGKDVALKQVWGKMGQPSELISTILVQVDEGADINKVVSDIQNVGLMKPIVAAEVKKRIADQFTVFALLIGGIGVLTILTSLLHLFSRFYALTWERQAEWGLYLAFGASRRDIGAVIVGEAAAVSLAGSVAGLLLGGGLYKGGLKLLEAYQSFPFIQPSWAFIAGIAIGITVLFTGLGALAAWLPAYRGSRIDPSTIMTRGEFD, encoded by the coding sequence ATGCTATTTCTTATTTGGAAAAGCCTGCTGCATCGCCGGCTGCAAAGCATAGCTATCATTGTGTCCATTGCGGTTGGCGCAGCCATTGTTTTTGGCATCGCGGCTATTTACAAAGGGGTTGCTTCAGGCTTGGAACTTTCCAAACAGCGTATGGGAGCGGATATTGTTATTGTGCCCTTCGATGTGACGCTGGAACCCAGCCTGCTCTTATTCGGCGGGGCGACAGCCAATTCTTATATGCCGAAAGATCTGGTGGAGGGCGTGCGGGCTGTTCAGGGAGTTCAAAGGGTTACACCACAGTTTTTTACCCATTCTCTGACAGCAGATTGCCATGATATTGGGACCCAAAACCGTATGATTGGTTATGACCCGACCAGTGACTGGATCATCGCCCCCTGGCTTAAGAAAGTGCACAAAACCGAACTTAAGGACGACGAAGTCATTCTGGGGGCGAAGGTGCCAACTTGGACCGAAAATAAAATATCGGTTTTAGGCAAATGGTACAATATTGTTTCCGTAGCGGAAGAAACCGGCACGACCCTCGATTATTCCCTGCTGGTCAGCATGGATGAGGCCAGGCGGGTAGTTGGCAAGGATGTAGCGCTAAAGCAGGTGTGGGGGAAGATGGGGCAGCCGTCTGAGCTTATTTCAACTATTTTGGTGCAGGTTGATGAAGGTGCGGATATTAATAAGGTTGTAAGCGATATCCAAAATGTTGGGTTAATGAAGCCCATTGTGGCAGCCGAAGTAAAAAAACGGATTGCCGACCAATTCACGGTATTTGCCTTGTTAATCGGCGGTATTGGTGTATTGACTATATTAACATCCCTGCTGCATCTTTTTTCCCGGTTTTATGCATTGACGTGGGAGCGGCAAGCGGAGTGGGGGCTTTACCTGGCTTTTGGCGCTTCCCGCCGGGATATTGGCGCCGTTATTGTCGGTGAAGCGGCGGCGGTATCGCTCGCCGGGTCTGTTGCCGGTTTGTTGCTGGGCGGCGGGTTGTATAAAGGGGGCTTGAAACTGCTGGAAGCCTATCAATCTTTTCCTTTTATACAGCCGTCCTGGGCTTTTATTGCCGGTATTGCGATTGGAATTACGGTGCTGTTTACCGGGTTAGGAGCTTTAGCTGCCTGGCTGCCCGCATACCGGGGCAGTCGTATTGATCCCAGCACTATTATGACACGGGGCGAGTTTGACTGA
- a CDS encoding DUF4418 family protein encodes MTKYKLFSWSAVFISVVLLVLPRIFPICNGLMKNGGPMKCHYAYQAEFIITLLAVILSAALLVLRTNEARLLTGFIVFLLGIIVIVLPQPWAIGICEAGACGKTTFFATIGGGLLALAGAGIVGLTWKSKDD; translated from the coding sequence ATGACAAAATATAAACTATTCTCCTGGAGTGCTGTCTTTATCAGTGTCGTGCTGCTGGTTTTACCCAGAATTTTTCCTATTTGCAACGGGCTTATGAAAAATGGCGGTCCGATGAAGTGTCATTATGCTTATCAGGCAGAGTTTATTATTACGCTGCTGGCGGTAATTCTGTCCGCGGCCCTGTTGGTGCTGCGCACCAATGAAGCACGTTTGTTGACCGGATTTATTGTATTTTTACTTGGAATCATTGTCATCGTTTTACCCCAGCCATGGGCCATCGGTATCTGCGAAGCCGGAGCCTGCGGGAAAACTACCTTTTTCGCTACTATTGGCGGCGGCTTGCTGGCTTTGGCAGGAGCCGGGATTGTGGGGCTAACATGGAAAAGTAAGGACGACTGA